Proteins found in one Desulforegula conservatrix Mb1Pa genomic segment:
- a CDS encoding DUF3320 domain-containing protein has product MQMNTGISQKLQSSRKELLDIGLRNNMLNFRKTAKTLMVVDELSEEVFNILYRQEKAMTFAPMARKKLAELARAAKPEEAEDDTASDAELLHELDSLDWSSVADEADEDESGRARRHLDTRLQTAIDDERLFLQLLKIHTEAKGFIEEQGVNTLFLALGFLHWYEADSSESLRKAPLLLLPVSLERSGAKDAFKLKYSGDELMANLSLVAKLKTDFGLDMASCAFDEDSFATDENSLGRFYGDVADVVSKQGRWKVAINEIALGFFSFGKFLMFKDLDPKSWPEEKQPDANGVMKRLLGSGFGDMGAAYAEDVNIDSVIKPGDVRFVKDADSSQTEAILEVREGSNLVIQGPPGTGKSQTITNIIAELIGQKKTVLFVAEKMAALEVVKRRLDESHLGDAVLELHSHKSTKQSVLKELGRTLDQGRPLTKVGEDDLASLKELQDGLNQYCEAVSASAGASGLPFVDVLGRYLKLKRVYAGLPVIPFAPMAAWSYAEQQKRRELVEELVLHLEEMGRPDRSVFWGSDRTFFSPIEQSSANDVLQLAGSHLNALHSATAALSERLMLTQPATLADVDVVCRAARRAAEAPRLEGVQLSTGEWQSRRDVIRELLEAGEHMTACRAKHDSQLIDAAWEQDLLEVRQSLLAYGEKWWRVFSGRFRAARSRLQGLARETLPKINAGMLELVDSVLTYQQNKKVYDQHEALGSALFGAQWQRQKTDWAVLERLSAWVIKLHDDLGNGQIPQGIIAFLAGHTDASGLGDAVTGIEQHVVGLDKALRSALEVTGMQAENAKADVRKLGLAALGERLQQWKESLTALYQMARFNVLAEQLRKVELNDLLKIAISCDKPKQLTAILDFSWFSGLVQRVYADKPALQQFDRIKHEHQIARFKALDLASLNHAQTHLAKQVWEGKPNINQPGEMAVLRAELNKKRRHIPIRQLIDRAGRAIQQIKPVFMMSPMSIANFLPPGKVEFDVVVFDEASQVKAVDAFGAIMRGKQVVVVGDTRQMPPTDFFSRDVELDDEDAATADIESILSMFKAAGSQERYLRWHYRSRHESLIAVSNVEFYDSKLVVFPSAGQHPHASGVSFDYLPDALYDRGRTRTNKGEAKAVALAVMQHAIRTPELSLGVAAFSVAQRDLIQVEIELLRRQMPEAESFFTALGSEPFFVKNLENIQGDERDKIFISIGYGRNESGRIAKEFGPVNREGGHRRLNVLITRAKLAMRVFCNFRADELEIDASSPLGVRALKNFLKFAETGELEVARETGKAADSPFELEVIEALRERNYEVEPQVGTAGYFIDIAIKDPAYPGRYVLAIECDGAAYHSSRSARDRDRLRQGVLEGLGWNFHRIWSTDWFRNPQQEIARAVAAIEAALAKIAEGRHALPKIAPEPKHEIVRGAPAAEPMHSLSKPYVKARLTPVASITELHQKKPEHLMQMVRTVVEVEAPVHTSEVTRRLMEAFGVTRAGSRIITAVEEAIRLGVQHKLFHECGGFVYSADNRPFPIRSRAHWESAERKFEWVAPEELDQALVEAITLGFSMSREDAISGALGLLGFGRATSKIAGMIDERISILAADERLVVIDDVVTTKTASFYHK; this is encoded by the coding sequence ATGCAGATGAATACAGGAATAAGTCAGAAGCTACAGAGCAGCCGCAAAGAGCTGCTGGACATCGGACTTCGCAACAACATGCTCAACTTCCGCAAGACAGCCAAGACCCTGATGGTGGTCGATGAGCTGTCCGAGGAGGTGTTCAACATCCTCTACCGCCAAGAAAAGGCCATGACTTTTGCGCCGATGGCGCGCAAGAAACTGGCCGAGCTGGCAAGAGCTGCCAAGCCGGAAGAGGCAGAGGATGACACCGCCAGTGACGCAGAGTTGCTGCATGAGCTGGATAGCCTGGACTGGTCCAGTGTCGCTGACGAGGCTGATGAGGACGAGTCAGGCAGAGCCCGTCGCCATCTGGATACCCGCCTGCAGACGGCCATCGATGATGAGCGTCTGTTCCTGCAGCTGCTGAAGATCCACACTGAGGCTAAAGGCTTTATTGAGGAGCAGGGCGTGAACACGCTGTTCCTGGCCCTTGGCTTCTTACATTGGTACGAAGCGGACAGCTCTGAGAGCTTGCGTAAAGCTCCCTTGCTATTGCTGCCGGTCAGCCTGGAACGCAGTGGCGCCAAAGATGCCTTCAAGCTGAAGTACTCGGGTGACGAGCTGATGGCGAACCTTTCGCTGGTTGCCAAGCTCAAGACGGATTTTGGTTTGGATATGGCTTCCTGCGCGTTTGACGAGGATAGCTTCGCGACCGATGAGAACAGCCTGGGGCGCTTCTATGGCGATGTTGCTGATGTAGTCAGCAAGCAGGGGCGCTGGAAGGTCGCTATCAACGAGATTGCGCTGGGCTTCTTCTCGTTCGGCAAGTTTTTGATGTTCAAGGATCTTGATCCGAAAAGCTGGCCGGAAGAGAAACAACCCGATGCCAATGGCGTGATGAAGCGCCTGCTTGGTTCGGGCTTCGGGGATATGGGCGCGGCGTATGCGGAGGATGTGAATATCGACTCGGTGATCAAACCGGGCGATGTACGTTTTGTGAAGGATGCCGACAGCAGCCAGACAGAAGCCATTCTGGAGGTGCGTGAGGGCTCCAACCTGGTTATTCAGGGACCACCGGGTACGGGCAAGTCACAGACGATCACCAACATCATCGCCGAGCTGATCGGCCAGAAGAAAACGGTGTTGTTTGTTGCCGAGAAAATGGCGGCGCTTGAGGTGGTTAAGCGTCGTCTGGATGAAAGTCATCTGGGCGATGCCGTTCTTGAGCTGCATAGCCACAAGTCCACCAAGCAGTCTGTGCTCAAGGAGCTAGGACGGACTCTGGATCAGGGGCGACCACTGACCAAAGTGGGCGAGGACGACCTTGCCAGTTTGAAAGAGCTGCAAGATGGCCTGAATCAGTACTGCGAGGCTGTGAGTGCTTCCGCAGGCGCGAGCGGCTTGCCTTTTGTCGATGTGCTTGGTCGTTACCTGAAGCTGAAGCGTGTCTATGCCGGATTGCCGGTCATTCCTTTCGCGCCTATGGCGGCCTGGAGCTATGCCGAGCAGCAAAAACGGCGTGAGTTGGTTGAGGAATTGGTGCTGCACCTTGAGGAGATGGGGCGGCCTGATCGGAGTGTCTTTTGGGGCAGTGATCGGACGTTCTTTTCGCCTATCGAACAGAGCAGCGCTAACGATGTCCTGCAGTTGGCAGGTTCGCATCTCAATGCATTGCATTCGGCTACCGCGGCACTCTCTGAACGGTTAATGCTGACTCAGCCAGCCACCTTGGCGGATGTGGATGTGGTGTGCCGCGCTGCACGGCGTGCGGCCGAAGCTCCGCGACTCGAAGGGGTACAGCTTTCTACGGGCGAGTGGCAATCCAGGCGTGATGTCATTCGTGAGCTGCTGGAGGCTGGCGAGCATATGACTGCTTGCCGCGCTAAGCATGACAGCCAGTTGATCGATGCTGCCTGGGAGCAGGATCTTCTCGAGGTTCGACAGAGCCTTTTGGCTTATGGCGAAAAGTGGTGGAGGGTGTTTTCGGGGCGTTTCCGTGCGGCACGGAGCCGTCTGCAGGGGCTAGCCCGTGAGACATTGCCCAAGATCAATGCGGGCATGCTGGAGCTGGTTGATTCGGTACTGACCTATCAGCAGAACAAGAAGGTTTATGACCAGCACGAGGCACTGGGTAGCGCACTTTTTGGTGCCCAATGGCAGCGCCAGAAAACCGATTGGGCGGTGCTTGAGCGTTTGAGCGCTTGGGTGATCAAGCTGCATGACGATTTGGGTAATGGACAGATTCCACAAGGCATCATTGCCTTCTTGGCCGGACATACCGATGCCAGTGGCTTGGGTGATGCAGTCACCGGAATAGAGCAACATGTTGTCGGATTAGACAAGGCGCTCCGCAGCGCGCTTGAGGTCACCGGTATGCAGGCGGAAAACGCCAAGGCCGATGTCAGAAAGCTTGGTTTGGCTGCTCTTGGCGAGCGTTTGCAGCAGTGGAAGGAAAGTCTTACTGCGCTTTATCAAATGGCACGATTCAATGTGCTGGCCGAACAGCTTCGTAAGGTCGAATTGAACGACTTGCTTAAAATTGCCATCAGCTGTGATAAGCCCAAGCAGCTAACTGCAATTTTGGACTTCTCCTGGTTTTCAGGCTTGGTTCAGAGGGTCTATGCAGATAAACCTGCGCTGCAGCAGTTTGATCGGATTAAACACGAACATCAGATTGCACGATTCAAGGCGTTGGATTTGGCCTCGCTCAATCATGCGCAAACGCATTTAGCCAAGCAGGTTTGGGAAGGGAAGCCCAATATCAATCAGCCAGGTGAAATGGCTGTATTGCGGGCGGAGCTGAACAAGAAGCGCCGACACATCCCGATCAGACAGCTGATTGACAGGGCTGGTCGGGCGATCCAGCAGATCAAGCCTGTCTTCATGATGAGCCCCATGTCTATTGCGAATTTCCTTCCTCCAGGAAAAGTTGAGTTCGACGTGGTGGTATTCGACGAAGCCTCTCAGGTGAAGGCTGTCGATGCATTTGGCGCCATCATGCGCGGTAAGCAGGTGGTTGTGGTTGGGGATACTCGGCAGATGCCTCCTACCGATTTCTTCAGCCGCGATGTCGAGCTGGATGACGAAGATGCAGCGACCGCTGACATTGAAAGCATCCTGAGCATGTTCAAGGCGGCCGGAAGTCAAGAGCGCTATCTCCGATGGCACTACAGGAGCCGGCATGAGTCATTGATTGCAGTCTCCAACGTCGAGTTCTATGACAGCAAACTGGTGGTCTTCCCCTCCGCCGGCCAGCATCCCCATGCCAGTGGAGTGAGCTTCGACTATTTACCGGATGCACTGTATGACCGAGGTCGTACTCGTACCAACAAAGGGGAGGCCAAGGCAGTTGCACTGGCTGTCATGCAGCATGCTATTCGAACGCCTGAGCTATCACTGGGTGTTGCCGCCTTCAGTGTGGCGCAGCGGGACCTAATCCAAGTCGAGATCGAATTGTTACGCCGGCAGATGCCTGAGGCTGAATCGTTTTTCACCGCCCTGGGTAGTGAGCCGTTCTTCGTCAAGAATCTGGAGAACATCCAGGGTGATGAGCGGGACAAGATCTTTATCAGTATCGGCTATGGGCGTAATGAGTCCGGACGGATTGCCAAAGAGTTTGGCCCGGTTAACCGTGAGGGCGGGCATCGTCGCCTCAATGTACTGATTACACGTGCCAAATTGGCAATGAGGGTGTTTTGTAACTTCAGGGCTGACGAACTGGAGATTGATGCCAGTTCTCCCCTCGGCGTACGGGCTCTGAAGAACTTCCTCAAATTTGCTGAAACGGGCGAGCTTGAAGTCGCTAGGGAGACCGGCAAGGCAGCTGACTCACCGTTTGAGTTGGAGGTCATAGAAGCGCTACGTGAGCGCAACTATGAGGTTGAACCGCAGGTGGGAACTGCCGGGTATTTTATCGACATCGCAATCAAAGATCCTGCCTATCCAGGGCGCTATGTGCTGGCAATCGAGTGCGATGGCGCCGCTTACCATAGCTCGCGTTCAGCTCGGGATCGCGACCGCTTGCGTCAGGGCGTGCTTGAGGGGTTGGGTTGGAACTTCCATCGTATCTGGAGTACCGATTGGTTCCGCAATCCGCAGCAGGAAATAGCCCGTGCTGTAGCTGCTATTGAAGCGGCTTTAGCCAAGATTGCCGAGGGGCGTCATGCCCTCCCTAAAATAGCACCAGAACCGAAGCATGAGATTGTAAGGGGCGCGCCAGCTGCAGAGCCAATGCATAGTTTGAGCAAACCATATGTGAAAGCTCGCCTGACTCCGGTGGCATCGATAACTGAATTGCATCAAAAAAAGCCAGAGCACTTGATGCAGATGGTTAGAACCGTGGTCGAGGTTGAAGCTCCGGTGCATACCAGCGAAGTTACTCGGAGGTTGATGGAGGCCTTCGGTGTGACTCGGGCTGGATCAAGGATCATCACCGCGGTAGAAGAGGCTATTCGTCTTGGCGTGCAGCATAAACTGTTCCACGAGTGTGGTGGCTTTGTGTATTCCGCTGACAATCGACCTTTTCCTATTCGCAGTCGTGCTCACTGGGAGTCGGCCGAGCGTAAATTTGAGTGGGTTGCACCTGAGGAGTTAGATCAAGCGTTGGTGGAAGCGATAACCCTTGGTTTTTCGATGAGCCGCGAAGATGCCATTTCTGGTGCATTAGGCCTCTTGGGCTTTGGACGTGCGACATCGAAGATTGCAGGCATGATTGATGAGAGAATCAGCATCCTTGCCGCTGATGAGAGGCTGGTTGTGATTGATGATGTCGTTACTACTAAAACGGCCTCTTTTTACCATAAATAG
- a CDS encoding helix-turn-helix domain-containing protein, translated as MSIFGKMIEEARRQKRLTLRKLGQLVGLAPSFLSEIENGKRLPPKDEDKINDLAIVLNVDADKLIDAAREDRVKLKPKIFERLDRDLAWGLCRESEAVSDDTLQKAFTRALEILKAGKE; from the coding sequence ATGTCAATATTTGGTAAAATGATTGAAGAAGCAAGAAGGCAAAAGAGATTGACGCTAAGAAAGCTAGGACAGCTGGTTGGGCTTGCGCCAAGCTTTCTATCAGAGATCGAGAATGGCAAAAGACTGCCGCCTAAGGATGAGGATAAGATAAATGACTTGGCAATAGTTCTTAATGTCGATGCAGATAAATTAATAGATGCCGCAAGGGAGGACAGGGTGAAATTGAAACCAAAAATCTTTGAGAGATTAGACCGTGACTTGGCTTGGGGCTTGTGTAGAGAGTCTGAAGCCGTATCGGATGATACTCTTCAGAAGGCTTTTACAAGAGCTTTAGAGATTCTGAAGGCGGGGAAGGAATAA
- a CDS encoding ImmA/IrrE family metallo-endopeptidase, with protein MKLPVVAPRSKKEIERDVIRLLSDIQAEALCSDDCPVDAEYIYEYYIREKYGLVTDYIDLSVIGPNILGYTDANSNSSYVDKALVDSNSQSTLRRLRATVAHEIGHCIYHVPELKNFRSSLSVTGGILFREEPSNIKAYENPEWQAWQFAGSLLMPEKKIISYYEKGCSTDVIANIFDVNPSFVKVRLNKLGIKTNPL; from the coding sequence ATGAAATTACCTGTAGTCGCTCCACGTTCAAAGAAAGAGATTGAAAGAGATGTAATAAGATTATTATCAGATATCCAAGCAGAGGCTTTATGTAGCGATGATTGCCCTGTAGATGCAGAGTATATATATGAATATTATATCAGAGAAAAATATGGTCTTGTTACAGATTATATAGATTTGTCTGTTATAGGCCCCAATATACTCGGATATACAGATGCCAATTCAAACTCAAGTTATGTAGATAAAGCTCTGGTCGACTCCAACAGCCAGTCGACACTAAGGCGATTAAGAGCAACTGTTGCTCATGAAATAGGTCATTGCATTTACCACGTGCCAGAACTCAAAAACTTTCGTAGTTCTCTTTCAGTTACTGGAGGTATTCTTTTCAGGGAAGAACCCTCTAATATAAAGGCCTATGAAAATCCAGAATGGCAGGCATGGCAGTTTGCGGGATCTCTTCTGATGCCAGAGAAAAAAATCATCAGTTATTATGAAAAAGGATGCAGTACAGATGTAATAGCAAATATTTTTGACGTCAATCCTTCGTTTGTGAAGGTTAGACTTAATAAATTAGGCATAAAAACAAATCCCCTTTGA